A window of the Salvelinus fontinalis isolate EN_2023a chromosome 26, ASM2944872v1, whole genome shotgun sequence genome harbors these coding sequences:
- the LOC129824575 gene encoding histidine-rich glycoprotein-like produces the protein METFYYHQFHYHQFYYHQFHYHQFYYHQFPYHQFPYHQFPYHQFYYHQFYYHQFHYHQFHYHQFPYHQFHYYQFHYHQFYYHQFPYHQFYYHQFPYHQFYYHQFHYHQFYYHQFPYHQLHYHQFHYHQFYYHQFPYHQFYYHQFHYHQFPYHQFYYHQFHYHQFPYYQFYYHQFHYHQFPYHQFYYHQFHYHQFYYHQFPYHQFPYHQFPYHQFYYHQFPYHQFYYHQFYHHQFYYHQFHYHQFYYHQFYYHQFYHHQFHYHQFPYHQFHYHQFYYHQFYYHQFPYHQFHYHQFYYHQFYYHQFYYHQFPYHQFHYHQFYYHQFHYHQFYYHQFYYHQFYYHQFPYHQFPYHQFYYHQFYYHQFYYHQFYYHQFPYHQFPYHQFYYHHQFHYHQFHYHQHDNDSSPPGS, from the exons ATGGAGACC TTCTACTACCACCAGTTCCACTACCACCAGTTCTACTACCACCAGTTCCACTACCACCAGTTCTACTACCACCAGTTCCCCTACCACCAGTTCCCCTACCACCAGTTCCCCTACCACCAGTTCTACTACCACCAGTTCTACTACCACCAGTTCCACTACCACCAGTTCCACTACCACCAGTTCCCCTACCACCAGTTCCACTACTACCAGTTCCACTACCACCAGTTCTACTACCACCAGTTCCCCTACCACCAGTTCTACTACCACCAGTTCCCCTACCACCAGTTCTACTACCACCAGTTCCACTACCACCAGTTCTACTACCACCAGTTCCCCTACCACCAGTTGCACTACCACCAGTTCCACTACCACCAGTTCTACTACCACCAGTTCCCCTACCACCAGTTCTACTACCACCAGTTCCACTACCACCAGTTCCCCTACCACCAGTTCTACTACCACCAGTTCCACTACCACCAGTTCCCCTACTACCAGTTCTACTACCACCAGTTCCACTACCACCAGTTCCCCTACCACCAGTTCTACTACCACCAGTTCCACTACCACCAGTTCTACTACCACCAGTTCCCCTACCACCAGTTCCCCTACCACCAGTTCCCCTACCACCAGTTCTACTACCACCAGTTCCCCTACCACCAGTTCTACTACCACCAGTTCTACCACCACCAGTTCTACTACCACCAGTTCCACTACCACCAGTTCTACTACCACCAATTCTACTACCACCAGTTCTACCACCACCAGTTCCACTACCACCAGTTCCCCTACCACCAGTTCCACTACCACCAGTTCTACTACCACCAGTTCTACTACCACCAGTTCCCCTACCACCAGTTCCACTACCACCAGTTCTACTACCACCAGTTCTACTACCACCAGTTCTACTACCACCAGTTCCCCTACCACCAGTTCCACTACCACCAGTTCTACTACCACCAGTTCCACTACCACCAGTTCTACTACCACCAGTTCTACTACCACCAGTTCTACTACCACCAGTTCCCCTACCACCAGTTCCCCTACCACCAGTTCTACTACCACCAGTTCTACTACCACCAGTTCTACTACCACCAGTTCTACTACCACCAGTTCCCCTACCACCAGTTCCCCTACCACCagttctactaccaccaccagttCCACTACCACCAGTTCCACTACCACCAGCACGACAACGACTCTTCACCCCCAGgaagctga